Proteins from one Sabethes cyaneus chromosome 2, idSabCyanKW18_F2, whole genome shotgun sequence genomic window:
- the LOC128736138 gene encoding cuticle protein 19-like, which produces MFKCIVLVAALFAVGFAQFYEDGSESGLGGYGGSYGGDNKDDYYTYPKYKYEYGVKDHHTGDHKSQWETRDGDVVKGGYTLLEADGTERIVEYTSDKINGFQAYVKSVGHAHH; this is translated from the exons ATGTTCAAG TGTATTGTTCTAGTGGCTGCCCTGTTTGCTGTCGGATTCGCCCAATTTTATGAGGACGGAAGTGAATCTGGACTCGGAGGTTACGGAGGAAGTTACGGTGGTGATAACAAGGATGATTACTACACCTATCCTAAGTACAAGTACGAGTACGGTGTAAAGGATCATCACACTGGAGATCATAAAAGTCAGTGGGAGACTCGAGACGGCGATGTTGTCAAAGGTGGATACACTCTGCTCGAAGCCGATGGTACTGAACGTATAGTTGAGTACACATCGGATAAGATCAATGGTTTCCAGGCTTATGTGAAATCGGTGGGCCATGCTCATCACTGA